One Candidatus Paceibacterota bacterium genomic window carries:
- a CDS encoding alpha-amylase family glycosyl hydrolase, which produces MFWFHRPKWYENAVIYQIYPWSFQDSNGDGIGDLEGIISKLDYFRGSPHSLGVDALWISPVYPSPMKDFGYDVTDYCNIDPRFGTLGIFDKLIVEAHKRGLKIIMDLVVNHTSREHPWFQEARMSKTNPKRDWYVWKDPLPGGLPPNNWLAVSGGPAWTPDPSTGQCYLHHFLPHQPDLNWRNEEVRREFKKIIDFWLKRGVDGFRVDAVAHTIEDERFRDDPVNKHFASGVDIPYDAFLHLYDENQPEVAGVINYICECSKKFKDIFVVTESYLNLAKLMKIYDGCPYHNHAPFNFNFFEIFKEPWSAESYRSFINAFDKLVGPNRIPTYVLGNHDHKRILTRFGEHRTRLLALMLLTLRGTAFVYYGEEIGMRDVAIPKHKMKDGFATLIENPSIIRDPERTPMQWSDDLYAGFSEAEPWLPVSDDYAKVNVKTERANPESMFYLYKMLLYYRNASECLRYGAYMPLDTKSADIFFYKRYTKKEEWFVMLNFSNETVVEELVLIKKDINIVCSSYMNAPLVSEKNKITLRPYEGILFTL; this is translated from the coding sequence ATGTTTTGGTTTCATCGTCCTAAGTGGTACGAAAACGCGGTTATTTATCAAATTTATCCGTGGAGCTTTCAAGACTCGAACGGAGACGGTATTGGCGACCTTGAAGGTATTATTTCAAAGCTCGATTATTTTCGGGGCAGCCCGCATTCCCTGGGCGTTGATGCTTTGTGGATTTCACCTGTATATCCATCGCCGATGAAGGATTTCGGCTATGATGTTACGGATTATTGCAATATAGATCCCAGATTTGGAACGCTCGGGATTTTCGACAAGCTTATAGTAGAGGCGCACAAGCGGGGGCTTAAGATTATTATGGATTTGGTGGTCAATCATACTTCCCGGGAACATCCATGGTTTCAGGAAGCGAGAATGTCAAAAACGAACCCAAAGCGTGATTGGTACGTTTGGAAAGATCCTCTGCCCGGAGGACTACCTCCGAATAACTGGCTTGCTGTTTCTGGCGGGCCAGCGTGGACACCCGATCCTTCGACTGGGCAATGTTATCTCCATCATTTTCTCCCGCACCAGCCAGATTTGAATTGGAGAAATGAAGAGGTCCGGAGAGAATTTAAAAAGATAATTGATTTTTGGCTCAAAAGGGGAGTTGACGGTTTTCGCGTAGATGCAGTCGCGCACACGATCGAAGACGAGCGTTTCCGTGATGACCCGGTGAATAAGCATTTCGCTTCGGGTGTTGATATTCCTTATGACGCCTTCCTTCATTTGTATGATGAGAATCAACCTGAAGTTGCGGGCGTTATCAATTATATTTGTGAATGTTCGAAAAAATTCAAAGATATATTTGTGGTGACAGAATCGTATCTCAATTTGGCCAAACTTATGAAGATCTACGATGGATGCCCTTATCACAATCACGCGCCTTTCAATTTTAATTTTTTCGAGATTTTCAAAGAGCCCTGGTCTGCTGAAAGTTATCGCTCATTTATAAACGCGTTCGATAAGCTTGTGGGTCCAAACAGGATTCCGACCTACGTGCTCGGTAATCATGACCATAAGAGGATTTTGACGCGCTTTGGAGAACATCGCACGCGTCTCCTTGCACTTATGCTTCTTACGCTTCGAGGAACTGCCTTCGTCTATTACGGAGAAGAAATCGGGATGAGAGATGTTGCTATTCCAAAACACAAGATGAAAGATGGTTTCGCTACGCTCATCGAGAATCCTTCGATTATTCGGGATCCGGAAAGAACACCGATGCAATGGTCGGACGATCTCTATGCGGGCTTTTCGGAAGCGGAACCGTGGCTTCCTGTTTCGGATGACTACGCGAAGGTAAACGTTAAAACAGAAAGGGCAAATCCGGAATCTATGTTTTACCTTTATAAAATGCTTCTCTATTACCGCAACGCTTCAGAATGTCTACGATATGGAGCATATATGCCGCTTGACACAAAGTCCGCCGATATCTTTTTCTATAAGAGATACACAAAAAAAGAGGAATGGTTTGTTATGCTTAATTTTTCAAATGAAACAGTAGTTGAAGAGTTGGTTCTGATAAAAAAGGATATTAACATAGTATGTTCATCCTATATGAATGCTCCTCTCGTGTCGGAGAAAAATAAAATTACACTTCGGCCGTACGAAGGAATTCTTTTTACTCTCTAG
- a CDS encoding polysaccharide deacetylase family protein, with amino-acid sequence MKYWVNILHIYQPPTQEKEVIEKVSNESYSLILKLLEKYPNLKITLNINGSLVELLEKYGRADILLGIRKFADEGRIELLGSAMYHPILPLLSKKEIERQIQLNEDVLKKYFGNAYKTAGFYLPELAYGKKVASVLKKLGFTFLVLDETHTEAKVNPEVRYVLKGNGLNVIFRNTEFSKTFPPEYISQNKAKILGDYIVTLHDGELYGHWHTDDRGFYERIFTDMEVKTLAASEYLSRLSKSETISVREASWESTKEELAEKIPFGLWNDPRNMIHKRLNLFRNFVLKTVEGAQGDLEYGKARKYADKGVASCAWWWASERKIGPFSPVSWNPTEIEKGAKQLLLAVRALSNVDEKIKLKAEKLFAKLHELIWEKHWKDHKNG; translated from the coding sequence ATGAAGTATTGGGTCAACATTTTGCATATCTATCAGCCGCCGACGCAGGAGAAGGAGGTGATAGAAAAAGTTTCAAATGAGAGCTACTCGCTTATTTTGAAGCTTCTCGAAAAATATCCCAATCTTAAGATTACTTTAAATATTAACGGTTCGCTTGTTGAGCTCTTAGAGAAATACGGGAGGGCGGACATACTTCTTGGTATTCGAAAATTCGCCGATGAGGGGAGGATCGAACTTCTCGGGAGCGCGATGTATCATCCAATACTTCCGCTTTTGTCGAAAAAAGAAATAGAACGGCAGATACAACTGAATGAAGATGTTTTGAAAAAATATTTTGGAAATGCATATAAAACGGCCGGTTTTTATCTGCCCGAACTTGCCTACGGGAAAAAAGTCGCGAGCGTCTTGAAAAAGCTCGGGTTTACTTTCCTTGTTCTCGATGAAACCCACACGGAAGCCAAAGTGAATCCGGAAGTCAGATACGTCTTAAAAGGCAACGGACTGAATGTCATTTTTCGCAATACTGAATTCTCGAAAACATTTCCTCCTGAATATATTTCTCAAAATAAGGCGAAAATTCTGGGTGATTATATTGTCACGCTTCATGATGGAGAACTCTACGGACATTGGCATACAGACGATAGGGGATTTTATGAACGTATTTTCACCGACATGGAGGTGAAGACTCTTGCAGCTTCTGAATATCTTTCTCGACTCTCTAAAAGCGAAACTATTTCGGTTCGCGAGGCAAGCTGGGAATCCACCAAAGAAGAACTTGCCGAGAAAATTCCTTTTGGACTTTGGAACGACCCAAGAAATATGATTCATAAACGCCTCAATCTGTTTAGGAACTTTGTCCTTAAAACTGTCGAAGGCGCGCAGGGAGATTTAGAATATGGAAAAGCAAGAAAGTATGCCGACAAAGGAGTAGCAAGTTGTGCATGGTGGTGGGCGAGCGAAAGGAAGATCGGTCCGTTTTCTCCAGTCTCTTGGAATCCGACAGAAATTGAAAAGGGGGCGAAACAGCTTCTTCTCGCGGTGCGCGCACTTTCAAATGTTGATGAAAAGATAAAATTAAAAGCTGAGAAACTTTTTGCAAAACTACACGAGCTCATTTGGGAGAAACACTGGAAAGATCATAAAAACGGCTGA
- a CDS encoding glycogen/starch synthase codes for MRQRLTIAHIISEVQPFSKSGGLATIGGSLPRAHRELGHNVLIITPYYENIVNIEGQTLEVVAENEHIELSPGIWEEVSFLKGMLPSSDVPVYFVASKKFFGERNTLYGAVNDNARFFFFDVAALHLLKLLDLKANVLHCHDWHTGLIPYFLRGRYKKDEFWHDTACLFTIHNLAFQLGHDWWAIPEGERDPGTSSLPTFDDIDRVEKINFAKRAIMNADAINTVSETYREEIMTKDFGQELNRVLKNREKIVFGIVNGIDYDDYNPLTDPGLVQHYSDKSANRKKDNKLYIQKKYGLEVDESVPLICMTSRITNQKGFDLFSLVVSTILRLNAQIIIMGDGDKALSDTLSAAEKEFPKKFAFVPFDSDMETSLYAGSDMFLLPSRFEPCGINQLIALRYGCIPIVHHIGGLADTITDFDPYEQTGNGFTFTRYDSGNLLIAIVRALETYKYKDTWKALVVFGLQQANSWIIPAQKYIELYKTTIRLKKKFMRNGGGNGK; via the coding sequence ATGCGCCAACGCCTTACAATCGCCCATATCATCTCGGAGGTTCAACCTTTTTCCAAAAGTGGTGGTTTAGCCACGATCGGAGGCTCTCTTCCTCGTGCTCACAGAGAACTTGGCCATAACGTTCTTATCATCACTCCTTACTACGAGAATATCGTCAATATCGAAGGCCAGACGCTCGAAGTTGTCGCTGAAAATGAGCATATAGAACTTTCTCCCGGAATTTGGGAGGAGGTGAGTTTCTTGAAGGGTATGCTTCCATCAAGCGATGTGCCCGTGTATTTTGTGGCAAGCAAGAAATTTTTCGGCGAAAGAAACACTCTATATGGAGCGGTAAACGATAATGCCCGCTTCTTTTTCTTTGATGTTGCCGCGCTTCATCTTCTTAAACTACTTGATCTAAAGGCGAATGTGCTTCATTGTCACGATTGGCACACCGGCCTCATTCCTTATTTTTTGCGCGGACGATATAAAAAAGACGAATTTTGGCATGATACTGCGTGCCTTTTCACTATACACAATCTTGCATTCCAGCTCGGGCATGATTGGTGGGCTATTCCTGAGGGTGAGCGCGATCCCGGCACTTCTTCCTTGCCGACGTTTGATGATATCGATAGGGTAGAGAAAATCAATTTCGCAAAGCGCGCGATTATGAACGCTGATGCGATCAATACTGTATCAGAAACATATCGAGAAGAGATCATGACCAAAGACTTCGGTCAGGAGTTGAATCGTGTTCTTAAAAATCGAGAAAAAATTGTTTTTGGAATTGTAAATGGTATTGATTACGATGATTACAATCCGCTCACTGATCCGGGTCTTGTTCAACATTATAGCGACAAATCTGCGAATAGAAAAAAAGACAATAAGCTTTATATTCAGAAAAAGTACGGTTTGGAAGTAGATGAGTCTGTACCTCTTATCTGCATGACATCTCGCATTACCAATCAGAAAGGTTTCGACCTTTTTTCTCTGGTAGTCTCTACCATTTTGCGTTTGAATGCACAGATTATCATTATGGGGGATGGAGATAAGGCGCTCAGCGACACGCTTTCAGCTGCGGAAAAAGAATTTCCGAAAAAGTTCGCATTTGTTCCTTTTGATAGCGATATGGAGACTTCTCTTTATGCGGGGTCAGATATGTTTCTTCTTCCATCGCGTTTTGAGCCGTGCGGAATCAATCAGCTCATTGCTCTTCGTTATGGATGTATTCCAATCGTCCACCATATCGGCGGATTGGCAGACACTATCACTGATTTTGATCCGTACGAGCAAACCGGAAACGGGTTTACATTCACTCGGTATGACTCCGGAAATCTCTTGATTGCAATCGTTCGTGCACTTGAGACATACAAATATAAAGATACATGGAAAGCTCTTGTTGTCTTCGGACTTCAGCAGGCGAATTCTTGGATAATTCCAGCGCAAAAATATATTGAACTCTATAAGACCACAATACGGCTCAAGAAGAAGTTTATGAGGAATGGAGGAGGGAATGGCAAATAA
- a CDS encoding DoxX family protein — MKNMKKYAPLVLRVGISLVVLWFGFQQLLHPQMWVRILPAWTASLPFTPLTLIAINSWFEIIFGLALLVGFQTRIVAFLVALHIFHIAYTLGYGAVGVRDFGLGMAALSMAMGEPNELSLDGYLAKKRQMVV, encoded by the coding sequence ATGAAGAATATGAAAAAATATGCTCCGCTTGTGCTTCGCGTCGGTATTAGTCTCGTCGTTTTGTGGTTTGGTTTTCAACAGCTCTTACATCCGCAGATGTGGGTGAGAATTCTACCTGCATGGACAGCATCACTCCCATTTACACCCCTTACTCTCATTGCTATCAATAGTTGGTTTGAAATTATCTTCGGTCTCGCGCTTCTTGTTGGATTTCAAACAAGAATTGTTGCTTTTCTTGTGGCGCTCCATATCTTCCACATTGCATACACTTTGGGCTACGGTGCCGTTGGAGTCCGGGATTTTGGATTGGGAATGGCCGCTCTCTCAATGGCAATGGGAGAACCTAATGAATTGTCGCTCGATGGTTATTTAGCAAAGAAGAGGCAAATGGTGGTCTAG
- a CDS encoding cytochrome b5-like heme/steroid binding domain-containing protein, which translates to MNSKIILGIIVVLLLVGGIFLFSSQTATSPSPSPTLTGSTETPVPSESPSGSPVSSGSREYSLADVAAHANAQSCYTTINAKVYDLTSWIDQHPGGREAILSLCGKDGTAAFTAMHGGQARPEAELASLFIGVLK; encoded by the coding sequence ATGAACTCTAAAATCATTCTGGGTATTATTGTTGTTCTTTTGCTTGTTGGAGGTATTTTCTTATTTTCAAGCCAGACTGCAACTTCGCCAAGCCCTTCTCCGACTTTAACTGGTTCAACCGAGACACCTGTCCCGAGTGAAAGTCCTTCCGGTTCTCCTGTTTCAAGTGGATCTCGGGAGTACTCACTTGCTGATGTGGCAGCGCACGCTAATGCACAGAGTTGCTATACGACGATAAATGCGAAGGTGTACGATCTTACCAGTTGGATAGACCAGCACCCAGGCGGACGAGAAGCAATTCTCTCTCTTTGCGGGAAAGATGGGACAGCTGCCTTTACAGCTATGCATGGAGGACAAGCGCGTCCGGAAGCAGAGCTCGCATCTCTTTTTATTGGAGTTTTAAAATAA
- a CDS encoding LysE family transporter codes for MYLAQFFTVVIVHLLAVMSPGPDFVVVTRNSIIYSRKVGVYTSIGLAIGIAMHVTYCLFGIGLLISQSILLFSIIKYLGAGYLIYIGYKSLRAKPQAEKVEEILKVEKEMSPLSAIRIGFLTNVLNPKVTLFMLALFTQVINPGTPRFIESLYGIEMVAMTFMWFSLVSVFFSNPLIKARISKVQHHIERVTGAVLIILGIKVALASRK; via the coding sequence ATGTATCTAGCTCAATTTTTCACTGTTGTCATAGTTCATCTTCTTGCTGTCATGAGTCCTGGACCTGATTTTGTTGTGGTGACAAGAAATAGCATCATCTATTCAAGAAAAGTGGGGGTATATACCTCTATTGGATTGGCCATTGGGATTGCGATGCACGTTACCTACTGTCTTTTTGGTATCGGGCTTCTTATCTCACAATCGATCCTTTTGTTTAGCATTATAAAATATCTTGGTGCAGGATATCTTATTTATATTGGATATAAGTCTCTCCGAGCAAAGCCTCAAGCTGAGAAAGTGGAAGAGATTCTGAAAGTTGAAAAAGAAATGAGTCCATTGTCTGCGATTCGAATCGGATTTCTCACGAATGTATTAAATCCGAAGGTTACGCTTTTTATGCTCGCTCTTTTCACTCAAGTCATAAATCCAGGAACACCAAGATTTATCGAGAGCTTGTACGGTATTGAAATGGTAGCGATGACTTTTATGTGGTTCTCGCTTGTTTCTGTGTTTTTCTCGAATCCGCTTATCAAAGCAAGGATCTCAAAAGTGCAACATCATATCGAGCGGGTAACTGGTGCCGTACTTATCATTCTCGGTATCAAAGTTGCTCTCGCAAGCAGAAAATAG
- a CDS encoding VIT1/CCC1 transporter family protein → MLIIFKNKKIELRDVILGGQDGLVNVLGLSLGLFASGASTRVILIAGLAAGFSEAIAMGGVGYTSSLADTGRRNTMNTHELIFSSFIIGFSALLGSLIPLVSFLFFSTSVSMVVSMGGAALVLFGFGARNAEEMGRGKLRGGLEILIIGILSALAGFAIGWLLKV, encoded by the coding sequence ATGCTCATCATATTTAAAAACAAAAAAATAGAACTACGAGATGTCATTCTTGGCGGACAAGATGGATTGGTGAATGTGCTCGGTCTTTCCCTCGGACTTTTTGCTTCCGGCGCTTCTACGAGAGTGATTCTCATCGCCGGTCTTGCCGCCGGCTTTTCTGAAGCCATAGCTATGGGCGGGGTCGGGTATACTTCTTCGCTCGCTGATACTGGAAGAAGAAATACAATGAACACTCACGAGCTCATTTTCAGCTCTTTTATCATCGGATTCTCTGCACTTTTAGGTTCGCTCATTCCTCTCGTCTCGTTCTTATTCTTTTCTACTTCTGTCAGCATGGTGGTCTCAATGGGCGGAGCAGCGCTTGTCCTCTTTGGATTTGGAGCTCGAAATGCTGAAGAAATGGGGAGAGGCAAATTGCGTGGCGGCCTCGAGATTCTGATTATCGGTATTTTGAGTGCGCTTGCAGGCTTTGCTATCGGTTGGTTGCTTAAGGTTTGA
- a CDS encoding dihydrofolate reductase family protein — translation MKVILYMATTANGLIAKGNDDTSWISKEEWNSFNASVQTSGNIILGHRTYQIITKQPGPAELEAVKVIVVSHQDFKTLSPNHFVAHSPKEALELLRNFKTVIVAGGGVLNASFLSENLVDEIYLDIEPMIMGKGIPLFNGLDFERKLEFIDSKKITDNEIQLHYKVVK, via the coding sequence ATGAAAGTAATTCTTTATATGGCGACAACGGCGAACGGCCTCATTGCGAAAGGTAATGATGATACGAGCTGGATATCAAAAGAGGAGTGGAATAGTTTCAACGCTTCGGTGCAAACGTCGGGTAATATTATTTTGGGACACAGGACGTATCAAATCATTACAAAGCAGCCTGGACCTGCAGAGCTCGAGGCTGTAAAAGTGATAGTGGTTTCGCATCAAGATTTCAAGACGTTAAGTCCTAATCATTTTGTTGCGCACTCTCCGAAAGAAGCTCTTGAATTATTAAGAAATTTTAAGACAGTCATCGTTGCTGGCGGCGGGGTTCTGAACGCCTCATTTCTCTCAGAAAATTTGGTAGATGAGATCTATCTTGATATCGAACCAATGATCATGGGGAAGGGAATTCCGCTTTTCAATGGTCTAGATTTCGAGAGGAAGCTAGAATTTATTGATTCAAAGAAAATTACTGATAATGAAATTCAGCTGCATTACAAAGTGGTGAAATGA
- a CDS encoding glycosyltransferase family 2 protein gives MATKNSETPVEISIILPCLNEEKSIGGCLEEIKSVIEKNALKAEVIVIDNDSTDDTAKIVSGLLPSFTNLRLIKETRRGYGRAYLTGFKYTQGDYFFMADADGTYDFKDIPRFVEKLKEGYELVVGNRFRGMMAEKSMSWHHKYIGNPILSFLAKKFFGIEISDIHCGERALSKKAFEKMTLYTAGMEFASEMIIKAAKANLKITELPVSYEPRIGESKLRSFRDGWRHLRFIFLYSPLVLFLIPGIILFSIGLISILVLYFGTFSLGNIRLSLHPMFLSAGSIIAGYQLIYFALFAKTYAITHMGEKSELFETLFKYITIESAGITGMAFILCGTALYSFIVYHWIHQNFGSLNEIKNSIAALTLLVIGVQTISSSFMLSIIGIKER, from the coding sequence ATGGCTACCAAAAATTCTGAAACCCCAGTCGAAATAAGCATCATCCTCCCCTGTCTCAACGAAGAGAAATCAATAGGCGGGTGTCTAGAGGAGATCAAATCGGTCATAGAAAAAAATGCTCTCAAGGCGGAGGTCATTGTGATTGATAATGATTCAACGGATGACACAGCAAAAATTGTTTCAGGCCTTCTGCCGTCTTTCACCAATCTCCGTCTCATCAAAGAAACGAGACGCGGATACGGCAGAGCATATCTAACAGGGTTTAAATATACGCAAGGAGATTATTTCTTTATGGCTGATGCCGACGGGACATACGATTTCAAAGATATACCCCGATTCGTAGAGAAACTCAAAGAGGGATATGAATTAGTGGTAGGAAATAGATTCAGGGGAATGATGGCGGAAAAATCAATGTCATGGCACCACAAGTACATCGGCAATCCGATACTCTCTTTCTTGGCCAAAAAATTCTTTGGGATAGAGATAAGCGACATCCACTGCGGAGAAAGAGCTTTATCGAAAAAAGCTTTTGAGAAAATGACTTTATACACCGCGGGAATGGAATTCGCTTCTGAAATGATCATCAAAGCGGCAAAAGCCAATCTTAAGATCACCGAACTCCCCGTGAGTTACGAGCCAAGAATCGGCGAATCGAAACTCCGTTCATTCCGAGACGGCTGGAGGCATTTACGTTTTATTTTCCTCTACTCCCCGCTTGTTCTCTTTCTCATTCCCGGCATTATTCTTTTTTCTATAGGTCTTATCTCAATATTAGTCCTCTATTTTGGCACATTCTCTCTTGGAAACATCCGCCTTTCTCTCCATCCAATGTTTCTTTCAGCAGGATCGATCATAGCGGGCTACCAACTCATCTATTTTGCTCTTTTTGCCAAAACATACGCCATCACCCATATGGGTGAAAAAAGCGAACTATTTGAAACACTTTTCAAATACATTACGATTGAGAGCGCCGGTATCACCGGGATGGCCTTCATTCTCTGCGGCACGGCGCTCTATAGTTTTATTGTCTATCACTGGATACATCAAAATTTCGGTAGTTTGAACGAAATCAAAAATTCAATTGCTGCTCTTACCTTGCTCGTTATAGGAGTGCAAACAATCTCCTCATCCTTTATGCTAAGCATCATAGGCATCAAAGAAAGATAA
- a CDS encoding ABC transporter permease yields MSTLFKNTYSNIRGIFGLSFQIAKAEFKLRNEGSYLGILWYLLNPILTFLLLYLIFADRLGDTIPRYPLYLLLGIIIFNFFQSTTLEATRSIIEVHNHLIKSINFRRESLILAIVVKNLFSHIFEIALFFLILIFFHGNPVGIFYYLPILLFFLLFTFGSALILSSLTVFFVDLDNIWNFAVRLIWFGTPIFYSIQNQTKLFYLNLANPVYYFITLARDTVIYHKIPEWWIMGGAVGFSFLTFALGYWVFHVLNKKMAELI; encoded by the coding sequence ATGAGCACTCTGTTTAAAAATACGTACTCAAACATTCGAGGTATATTTGGATTAAGTTTCCAGATCGCAAAAGCCGAATTTAAATTAAGAAATGAAGGCAGTTATCTTGGTATTTTGTGGTACCTACTCAACCCGATTTTGACCTTTCTTCTTCTCTATCTGATCTTTGCAGACAGATTGGGAGACACTATCCCCCGCTATCCTCTCTACCTTCTCCTTGGTATTATTATTTTCAACTTCTTTCAATCAACAACCCTCGAAGCAACGAGGTCTATAATCGAAGTCCATAATCACCTGATAAAATCAATCAATTTCAGAAGAGAATCACTGATCCTCGCGATTGTAGTCAAAAATCTTTTCTCTCATATTTTCGAGATAGCACTTTTCTTTCTTATATTAATTTTCTTTCATGGAAATCCCGTGGGCATTTTTTATTACCTGCCAATTCTGCTTTTCTTTCTGCTCTTTACCTTTGGCTCCGCCCTTATTTTATCTTCCCTGACTGTGTTCTTTGTTGATCTCGATAATATTTGGAATTTCGCAGTGAGATTGATTTGGTTTGGAACACCTATTTTTTACTCGATCCAAAACCAGACAAAACTTTTCTATCTAAATTTAGCAAACCCAGTCTATTACTTCATAACACTGGCGAGAGATACTGTTATATACCATAAAATACCCGAATGGTGGATCATGGGAGGAGCAGTGGGATTCAGTTTCCTAACATTCGCCCTGGGGTATTGGGTATTTCACGTCTTAAACAAAAAGATGGCAGAATTGATATGA
- a CDS encoding ABC transporter ATP-binding protein, whose protein sequence is MMRISVKNISKDFKIGFQKKQSTLTWIHSAFSGKEHKKQMRILDNISFEIDSGEVLGIIGTNGSGKSTLLRIIAGIYSSDLGEITVDGKIISIINLGVGMKERLTMRENVFLVGSLFGMGGKKIKERFHSIVAFSELQEFIDTKIYQFSAGMIQRLAFSIAIHADPEILLLDEVFEVGDESFRKKSSEKIKELVHRGASVIFVTHDLDMIKKQCHRVIWLSDGKIKIQGRTEEVTEKYVKQS, encoded by the coding sequence ATGATGAGAATAAGCGTTAAAAATATTTCTAAGGACTTCAAAATTGGTTTTCAAAAAAAGCAAAGTACTTTAACATGGATACATTCGGCATTTTCAGGAAAAGAACACAAAAAGCAGATGCGAATATTAGACAATATTTCTTTCGAGATTGACTCAGGAGAAGTACTGGGAATAATCGGCACAAATGGTTCTGGGAAGAGTACCCTACTGCGAATCATTGCCGGGATTTATTCATCTGATTTAGGTGAAATTACTGTCGACGGCAAGATAATATCAATCATAAATCTCGGGGTTGGGATGAAAGAACGGCTCACCATGAGAGAAAATGTTTTTCTCGTAGGATCACTTTTTGGAATGGGTGGGAAAAAAATAAAAGAACGTTTTCATTCCATAGTCGCATTTTCCGAACTCCAGGAATTTATAGATACTAAAATATATCAGTTCTCAGCAGGGATGATTCAGAGGTTAGCTTTCTCTATAGCGATACATGCAGACCCAGAGATTCTCTTATTAGATGAAGTATTTGAAGTCGGCGATGAGAGCTTCAGAAAAAAAAGTTCTGAAAAAATAAAGGAACTTGTCCATAGAGGAGCCTCTGTTATATTCGTAACCCATGATCTTGATATGATAAAAAAACAATGTCACAGAGTTATATGGCTAAGCGATGGAAAAATAAAAATACAGGGTAGAACAGAAGAAGTTACCGAGAAATACGTCAAGCAGAGTTAA
- a CDS encoding glycosyltransferase family 2 protein, with protein sequence MNQKVSVLIPVYNGEETLHESLESVSNQAYDNYEVIVVDNNSKDRTKEIIYDFIEKYRNIKYVFELKVGRGAARNAGIREANGEVILMTDADCTVPKDWIEKMTALIRRGEESVIMGFEEDIIKNYWTKNIQDSNWNLIKENSENGYTRHLDTKNFAIKTSLMKELMFDETMKCLEDLEFYLRLIERSRIKLLDMIKVNHYHKSSGIGWSKVQIDRGYWSYKIYKKYRKKNNFARLTMFKSLSITAQVFFPFWLIFQMIRDPRRFPFVFVSEISWRVGTLKEMIVKNN encoded by the coding sequence ATGAACCAAAAAGTATCGGTGCTTATCCCAGTCTATAACGGTGAGGAAACTCTCCATGAGAGTTTGGAATCAGTTTCGAATCAAGCCTATGACAATTACGAGGTCATTGTCGTTGATAATAACTCGAAAGACAGAACGAAAGAAATTATTTATGATTTTATAGAGAAATATAGAAATATAAAATATGTCTTCGAACTAAAAGTCGGAAGAGGAGCCGCTCGAAACGCTGGAATTCGCGAGGCGAATGGAGAAGTTATTCTCATGACTGATGCTGACTGTACCGTACCGAAAGATTGGATTGAAAAAATGACAGCATTGATTAGACGTGGGGAAGAATCCGTCATCATGGGATTTGAAGAAGATATCATTAAAAATTATTGGACAAAAAACATTCAAGATAGTAATTGGAATCTTATCAAAGAAAACTCAGAAAACGGGTATACTCGACATTTGGATACTAAAAACTTTGCCATAAAAACAAGTTTGATGAAGGAATTGATGTTTGACGAAACAATGAAATGTTTAGAGGATTTAGAGTTTTATCTTAGACTAATAGAAAGATCCAGGATAAAGTTATTAGATATGATAAAGGTTAATCATTATCACAAAAGTAGCGGTATAGGTTGGTCTAAAGTCCAAATCGATAGGGGGTATTGGTCATATAAAATCTACAAAAAATACCGAAAAAAAAATAACTTTGCTAGATTGACTATGTTTAAGAGTCTTAGCATCACTGCACAAGTATTTTTTCCATTTTGGCTTATCTTCCAGATGATAAGAGACCCGAGACGATTTCCCTTCGTATTTGTTTCGGAAATTTCGTGGAGAGTGGGAACACTAAAAGAAATGATAGTGAAAAATAACTAA